GAACACTCGAAACGTGCGTTCTCCGTCAAACCACGAATCAAAGCATTGAAAACGAACAGAGTCTTCTCTTTCGAGTATCTGAATATGGAGAGGCTGTAATCAGGGGActtgagaagagaagagcaagaGACCAGCTGTGAAACGACGCGGCTAGTGAGAACGCTGCGACGGAGGATCTGAGCGTAGACGCTGCGGAGAGTTGCGGTGTCTTTGCAGGAGTGAATCAGAGATATGAAGTGAAACTCGTCCGGTGAGGATCGAAGATTGGTCGGAAAAGATATCTTGGCGGGAGTATGCTTCGGTTTAAACAGAACATAAAGTGAACTCATTGTTCCCTCAGAGAAACAACATTCAGACCAGATCTcgcataatatatattatatataggcAAAATGTCTAAACCGGATTAAAAACCGTTTCAAACCGGAGTATTTTTTTGATTTCTCAAGGCATTTGGTTTTGGTATCTTAAACATAATTAAGtacaaaagagaaagaaaagaagaagacaatgcAGCAGCAATTTAAAGAACTCCGAAGAAAGGGTTGTTGATGGCTGAATTGAGCTCTGTTCCAGCTGAGTTGATAATGGCTGAATCTATCTTGTCCCTTGGTAAGAACAAGAACTCTCCTCCTTCCATTTTCTCAAACCCACATAGCTCCATGAACTCTATTCCTCCTCTCAGTGAACCAACCCTATCCTGTTTCATCTCAAGAACCATGATTTGTAAGAAACTGGACTATCATTACATGTTAGATCGTTCAAAACTAGATGTGTATTTTTATGAAGAAGATTGTTTACCTGAAATGTTTGGTTGGTGAGCCTAATTTTCCGGAATTTCTCTTCATCTGGATTCTTAGCGACATTTCCCATGTAAGTCAGCAGAGTCTGGAACGCTCTCTTTACTTTAGCATCATCCTCCTGAACCAACCAACAAAACATTACtgttttagttaaagttttacTTCATCCTCCCACCTAAATTTCAATTGAAACACTTCTACAAGACACAGGTTTCGAGGCCAATAAATTAATGTGTCGATTGATATAAATACTGAATGCATTTACCTTGTGGGCTTGCTTAAGCGACCTCAAGCATTCTCTCATTTGTTCAGTCTTAGTGGCGGGTCTAATAGGCAATGaactctgcaaaaaaaaaaaaaggctctCAAAGCACATAGTAGGAGAGGATGAATATAACTTGCTTTCTGAAAACGTTTTTACCTTCTTCTCCTCCACAACTGGCGCTGAGGGTTTTGCAGCTGCAGGATCTTCAGCAGGCAGTCCTAGTTTTCGCCTTCTTTCAGCCTGTTATAACGTAACTATGAATCTTCAAGGTTTGTGATGAGGAACAAATATGTACTGCAAAAGGCATGTAAACCTATACCTTGTCTTCTTCAACTTTTTGACGGATCTTTTCCCTAGCccgtctttcttcttctttctcggCTTTACGCAAAAGGATTATACTGAAATACACAACCAATACACAAATAAGAGTAAGCTGACAAGCCTGGGACTATTAAGTAGAAGAAACAAACCGTTTTCTTTCGTTATCTTCTTCAATCCGCTTTGCTTCCAAGAGTTCCTTCCCAATCCTAATTCGCTCCTGAACCAAAATACTAACATGTTAAAACGATGATGACAAAAACAGTTTCAGTCATGGAACAATCAGTATCTAAGACATTCTATATGCATATTCTTATTACACTACCAAGAGGATCACCTTAGATACTTGCATAGCAATTACAGTACAGCTTAAATCATATGCATGCTCATTTGCAGGAAAAGAACTTAGTAGAAAAGAGCAAAATTTAATTCTAACAGAAAAGGACCAATAGGATACCTTCTCTCTTTCACGCTCCATCcgtttttcttcctcttctttcttcttgcGCGCACGTTCCCTATTATGTGGAACAGCAAAAAAATGAGGTAAACATAAACAGATTCGACAATAAACATCTTCCAGGATTATCgtaaacattttatattaacCAATACTAAATCGAATAGTTGAAGAAAGAAGGAAAAGTCAAGGTTATGCATGACAAAAGAGTGATGATGTCTCTAGTGCGCGCTACAGAAGAAAATGAACATGGacgaaaaaaaaacagaaaactcaTACAACCTTAGTTCTTGTGCTTTTATCTTCACTTCTTCTGGGGTAAGAGCAGGTTTAGGAGGCCCAACTTTAGAGTTGGCAGGTACCTACGCAAACAGTCAACAACGTAGACATTACGCTTACAGAAAGAGAAGCAATGTAGTAATCTTAAGAACACATATATGATTAATACAACGTGGTAAAGAATGGTTCAAAGCAATATAAACAGAACATAAAATTTTCACGTTGAAACAAGAACTAACAGCAAGATTTGGAGAGCAattatgaagaagaaaaacagtTGAGAAAAGACATTTTGCTGAAAACCAAACTATAGACAAAAACGCCTACCTTTGGCAA
The Raphanus sativus cultivar WK10039 chromosome 1, ASM80110v3, whole genome shotgun sequence DNA segment above includes these coding regions:
- the LOC108813578 gene encoding uncharacterized protein LOC108813578, which gives rise to MAGVSLKCGDCGALLKSVEEAQEHAEITSHSNFAESTEAVLNLVCTACSKPCRSKTESDLHTKRTGHTEFVDKTMETVKPISLEAAPKDAMEIDNPDGSSGSGDAAEEMVVPEVDKNILEELEGMGFPKARATRALHFSGNASLEAAVNWVVEHENDPDVDELPKVPANSKVGPPKPALTPEEVKIKAQELRERARKKKEEEEKRMEREREKERIRIGKELLEAKRIEEDNERKRIILLRKAEKEEERRAREKIRQKVEEDKAERRRKLGLPAEDPAAAKPSAPVVEEKKSSLPIRPATKTEQMRECLRSLKQAHKEDDAKVKRAFQTLLTYMGNVAKNPDEEKFRKIRLTNQTFQDRVGSLRGGIEFMELCGFEKMEGGEFLFLPRDKIDSAIINSAGTELNSAINNPFFGVL